The nucleotide sequence GTGGTGTGGGAGAACCCGGACGGTCTCCAGGACGCGGACCGCGCGGCGATCGCCGACAACGTGGCCGGGTTCAACGGCATCGAGGGCGTGATCGGCCCCGTCCCGGCCCCCTCGTACGACGACGACAACAAGGCCGCCCAGGCCCTGGTGTCGATCGAGGTCGCCAAGGACGGCTGGAACAACCTCGTCGACGCCGTCGACGCGATGAAGGAAGCCACCGCGACCCAGCCGCCCGGCCTGAAGACCTACATCACCGGTCCCGCGGGCGTCGGTGCGGACCAGGCCGCCGCGTTCGAGGGCCTGGAGGGCAAGATCCTCTTCGCGACGATGGGTGTCGTCGTGGTGATCCTGCTGCTCACGTACCGCTCACCGGTGCTGTGGTTCGTACCGCTGCTCTCCGCGATCTTCGCGATGATGTCGGCGTGGGCCGCGGTCTACCTGAGCACCAAGGCCGGGGTGACCGTCAACGGCCAGAGCTTCGCGGTGCTCAACATCATGATCTTCGGGGCGGGCACCGACTACGCGCTGCTGCTCATCGCCCGCTACCGCGAGGAACTGCACAACTTCGACGACCGTCACGAGGCCATGGCCCACGCGCTGCACCGCGCCGGACCGGCCATCTTCGCGAGTGCGGCGACGGTCGCGGTCAGCATGCTCGTGCTGCTCACCGCCGACATGAACTCCACGCAGGGCATGGGCCCGGTCTGCGCGATCGGCATCGGCGTCGGCGTCCTGGTCATGCTGACCCTGCTGCCCGCGCTGCTGGTGATCGTCGGCCGGTGGGCGTTCTGGCCCAAGGTGCCGAGGTTCGGCGACGAGTCCGTGCACAAGGGCGGCATCTGGGACCGCGTCGGCGGTGTCATCGCGCGGCGCTCGCGCACGGTCTGGGTCACCACCACGGTCGTCCTCGGCATCGCGGCGATCGGCCTGTCGATGCTCCAGACCGGCGGCGTCAAGCTCAAGGACCAGTTCACCGACAAGCCGGAATCGATCGTCGGCATGGAGGTCCAGGGCCGCTACTTCGCGCAGGGCGCCGGTGATCCGATGACCGTCATCGCGAACAAGGCGCAGGCGGGAGCCGTCCTGGAGGCGCTCAAGTCGGTTCCGAACGTCGATCCGCCGAGCGTCCACGTCCTGCACGAGTCGGCCGACCGCGCCGAGATCGAGCTGACGCTGACGATTCCGACCGATACGGGGCAGGCGCGCGACACCGTCGAGGACATCCGCGACGTGGTGCACGCCATTCCGGACGCGGACGCCATCGTCGGCGGCGGGCCCGCGCTGACACTCGACATGATGAAGTCGTCGTCGCGCGACAACGTCGTGGTCATCCCGTTGATCCTGATCGCCGTGATGATCATCCTGTGTCTGCTGCTGCGGTCCATCCTGGCGCCGGTCCTGCTGGTCGCCACGGTGGTGCTGTCGTTCGCCGCGGCACTCGGCATCAGCGCGTTCGTCTTCGACAACGTCTTCGGGTTCGTCGGGGGCGATCCGTCGCTGCCGCTGTTCGTGTTCGTCTTCCTCGTCGCGCTGGGCATCGACTACAACATCTTCCTGATGCACCGCGTCCACGAGGAGTCGGTCAAACACGGCACCCGCAAGGGCGCGCTGATCGGGCTGTCGGCGACCGGCGGCGTCATCACGTCGGCGGGCCTCGTCCTCGCCGCCACCTTCGCGGTGTTCACCGCGATGCCGCTGGTCGGCTTCGTGACGATGGGCTTCGCGGTGTCCCTCGGTGTCCTGCTCGACACGTTCATCGTCCGCTCGGTCCTGGTGACCGCGCTGACGCACGACATCGGGCAGAAGATCTGGTGGCCGAGCAAGCTGGCCAAGGAGACCGCGGAGCCGGAGGCTGATCCCGACGCGGGTGAGCGGGACCGCGAACTGGTCGGGTAGCCCCCGGCGTTCGCACGCACGCGCACCACGGTCGCCGAACGGCGGCCTCCGGGGCGCGCGGTGGTGCGGGAGGCGACTCCCGTGCCACCGCGCGCCCTTCCGCGCAACTCACGCCCGCCGGTCCCGCCCGGCCGCGTGTCACCG is from Yinghuangia sp. ASG 101 and encodes:
- a CDS encoding MMPL family transporter; translated protein: MNSWKAIAAKTCGRRSKWMVLAAWIIVVIALSPLSMKLSDAQNNETAAWLPGSAESTKVVDEQEDFRDETTVLAVVVWENPDGLQDADRAAIADNVAGFNGIEGVIGPVPAPSYDDDNKAAQALVSIEVAKDGWNNLVDAVDAMKEATATQPPGLKTYITGPAGVGADQAAAFEGLEGKILFATMGVVVVILLLTYRSPVLWFVPLLSAIFAMMSAWAAVYLSTKAGVTVNGQSFAVLNIMIFGAGTDYALLLIARYREELHNFDDRHEAMAHALHRAGPAIFASAATVAVSMLVLLTADMNSTQGMGPVCAIGIGVGVLVMLTLLPALLVIVGRWAFWPKVPRFGDESVHKGGIWDRVGGVIARRSRTVWVTTTVVLGIAAIGLSMLQTGGVKLKDQFTDKPESIVGMEVQGRYFAQGAGDPMTVIANKAQAGAVLEALKSVPNVDPPSVHVLHESADRAEIELTLTIPTDTGQARDTVEDIRDVVHAIPDADAIVGGGPALTLDMMKSSSRDNVVVIPLILIAVMIILCLLLRSILAPVLLVATVVLSFAAALGISAFVFDNVFGFVGGDPSLPLFVFVFLVALGIDYNIFLMHRVHEESVKHGTRKGALIGLSATGGVITSAGLVLAATFAVFTAMPLVGFVTMGFAVSLGVLLDTFIVRSVLVTALTHDIGQKIWWPSKLAKETAEPEADPDAGERDRELVG